In the Prochlorococcus sp. MIT 1307 genome, one interval contains:
- the cutA gene encoding divalent-cation tolerance protein CutA, with product MVNEDSSDELVLVLTTEVSTNIADSLAKELLRQKLAACVNLREIRSYFMWEGELEEVKEAQLLIKTTNNQLQNLLEMITDLHSYETPELIHWHVSASDAYMEWVKEVTLPAYESN from the coding sequence ATGGTTAATGAAGACTCTTCTGATGAATTGGTTTTAGTTCTCACAACAGAAGTAAGCACTAATATTGCTGATAGCTTGGCAAAAGAACTGTTAAGGCAAAAACTTGCGGCTTGTGTGAATCTTCGTGAAATAAGAAGCTATTTTATGTGGGAGGGAGAACTGGAAGAAGTTAAAGAGGCTCAACTATTAATTAAAACAACTAATAATCAGTTGCAGAATCTCCTAGAAATGATTACGGATTTACATAGTTACGAAACCCCTGAACTAATACATTGGCATGTATCTGCTAGTGATGCTTATATGGAATGGGTTAAAGAAGTTACTTTGCCTGCTTATGAGTCTAACTAA
- a CDS encoding adenosine kinase — translation MSMDSRFRNHDFDVIGIGNAIVDILVQTKDSFLKAKSLTKGSMVLLDEKQAEQLYGSIEHGHKTSGGSAANTLAGLAQLGSKSGFIGRVRDDSLGEIFTQDIRSAGACYETPPALEGPATARCLIFVTPDAQRTMCTYLGASVLLEPKDLDLSMVKKTKVLYLEGYLWDNPAAKRAFIAAAETCKSAGGKVALSLSDSFCVERHRESFLNLVNNHIDILFANESEIISLYQAKDLKMAINNVRDRCEVTALTCGEKGSIILSEDNTYEINPYKMGTLIDTTGAGDLYAGGFLYGYTAGQDLIKCGAIGSLCAGQIVTQLGSRSQVPLKSLLAENSFS, via the coding sequence ATGTCAATGGATTCAAGGTTTAGAAATCATGATTTTGATGTGATCGGGATTGGAAATGCCATTGTTGACATACTTGTTCAAACCAAAGATTCTTTTTTAAAGGCCAAATCCCTAACAAAGGGAAGCATGGTTTTATTAGATGAAAAACAGGCAGAACAACTTTATGGATCTATTGAACATGGGCACAAAACCTCAGGCGGTTCTGCCGCAAACACACTTGCTGGACTTGCACAGCTAGGAAGCAAATCAGGATTTATTGGTCGAGTTAGAGATGACAGCCTTGGCGAAATTTTCACTCAAGACATACGTTCTGCAGGAGCCTGTTATGAAACACCGCCAGCTTTAGAAGGCCCTGCAACTGCTAGGTGTTTGATATTTGTAACTCCTGATGCCCAACGCACAATGTGTACTTATCTAGGGGCTTCAGTGTTACTTGAGCCAAAAGATTTAGATCTTTCAATGGTCAAAAAAACCAAAGTACTGTATTTGGAAGGTTATTTATGGGACAATCCAGCTGCTAAAAGAGCCTTTATTGCTGCAGCTGAAACATGCAAGAGTGCAGGGGGGAAAGTAGCCCTCTCACTTTCTGATTCTTTCTGTGTAGAAAGGCACCGAGAAAGTTTTCTGAATCTTGTAAATAACCATATCGATATTCTTTTTGCTAATGAAAGTGAAATAATTTCTCTTTACCAAGCTAAAGACTTAAAAATGGCAATAAACAATGTAAGAGATCGCTGCGAGGTAACAGCTCTTACTTGTGGAGAAAAGGGGTCAATAATTCTTTCTGAAGATAATACCTATGAAATCAATCCCTATAAAATGGGCACGCTAATAGACACTACTGGAGCCGGTGATCTATATGCAGGTGGGTTCCTTTATGGTTATACAGCTGGCCAAGATCTCATTAAATGTGGGGCGATTGGATCACTATGTGCGGGGCAAATTGTTACTCAGCTTGGATCAAGGTCGCAGGTTCCGCTTAAGAGTTTGCTAGCAGAAAACTCCTTTAGTTAG
- a CDS encoding adenylosuccinate synthase encodes MANVVVIGAQWGDEGKGKITDLLSRSADVVVRYQGGVNAGHTIVVDNKVLKLHLIPSGILYPDTICLIGSGTVVDPKVMLREIEMLKENDIDISGLQLASTAHVTMPYHRLLDQAMEQQRGTKKIGTTGRGIGPTYADKAQRNGVRVIDLLDEQRLRDRLLVPLNEKNDLLKKIYGVTPLDPEEVIKEYLTFGNRLSQHVVDCTRAIHHAARNRKNILFEGAQGTLLDLDHGTYPYVTSSNPVSGGACIGAGVGPTLIDRVIGVAKAYTTRVGEGPFPTELEGSLNDQLCDRGGEFGTTTGRRRRCGWFDGVIGRYAVEVNGLDCLAVTKLDVLDELDEIKVCIAYELDGKTLKHFPSSSESFAKCKPIFKTLPGWNCSTADCRRLEDLPSTAMNYLRFLAELMEVPIAIVSLGASRDQTIVVEDPIHGPKRALLNH; translated from the coding sequence TTGGCAAACGTTGTTGTAATAGGTGCTCAATGGGGTGACGAGGGGAAGGGCAAGATCACCGACTTACTTAGTCGCTCTGCTGATGTCGTTGTCCGTTATCAAGGCGGAGTTAATGCCGGGCATACGATTGTCGTAGATAACAAGGTACTGAAGCTTCACCTCATCCCCTCTGGGATTCTTTACCCCGACACCATTTGTTTGATTGGATCTGGAACGGTTGTAGATCCCAAAGTAATGCTCCGAGAAATTGAAATGCTTAAAGAAAATGATATTGATATTTCAGGACTTCAATTAGCATCTACTGCTCACGTAACAATGCCTTACCACCGCTTGCTAGATCAAGCAATGGAACAACAACGGGGCACAAAAAAGATAGGGACAACCGGCCGAGGTATTGGTCCAACATATGCAGACAAGGCACAAAGGAATGGAGTCAGGGTTATAGATTTGCTTGACGAGCAAAGACTGCGAGACAGACTTCTTGTTCCTCTAAATGAAAAAAATGATCTGTTAAAGAAGATCTATGGGGTTACACCTTTAGACCCCGAAGAAGTCATCAAGGAATACCTCACATTTGGCAATAGACTTTCTCAACATGTAGTTGATTGCACAAGGGCTATTCATCACGCAGCACGAAATCGCAAAAACATACTGTTTGAAGGTGCTCAAGGCACACTTTTAGACCTAGATCACGGCACCTACCCATATGTGACCTCATCAAACCCCGTTTCAGGAGGAGCCTGTATTGGAGCAGGAGTAGGGCCAACACTGATAGACAGAGTGATAGGAGTCGCAAAGGCCTACACAACAAGGGTAGGAGAAGGCCCCTTCCCGACTGAATTAGAAGGAAGCCTCAATGATCAGCTATGTGATCGAGGGGGTGAATTTGGCACAACAACAGGTCGTCGAAGACGCTGCGGCTGGTTCGACGGAGTGATTGGACGATATGCAGTTGAGGTAAACGGGCTGGATTGTCTAGCGGTAACAAAGCTCGATGTGCTCGATGAGTTAGACGAAATCAAGGTTTGCATTGCTTATGAACTAGATGGAAAAACACTCAAACACTTCCCAAGCTCATCTGAAAGCTTTGCTAAATGCAAGCCCATCTTCAAAACATTGCCTGGCTGGAATTGTTCAACTGCTGATTGTCGCCGACTGGAAGACTTACCCTCCACTGCAATGAATTACTTGCGCTTCCTAGCTGAATTAATGGAAGTCCCAATAGCTATTGTTTCATTAGGAGCGAGTAGAGACCAGACAATTGTTGTGGAAGACCCTATTCATGGTCCTAAGCGTGCCCTTTTAAATCATTAA
- the psb27 gene encoding photosystem II protein Psb27, protein MTSAFQNLYKRALGAALAVLIGLCLILSPLVPSVEASGALMSGDYISDTVSVAHSLQETIAIPKDEERKPEAEIEAVQLITAYISRYRNRSQVNQSMSYTTMQTALNAMAGHYKTFPNRVLPDQLKERLNNELEKAAQLATKES, encoded by the coding sequence ATGACTTCCGCTTTCCAGAACCTGTACAAGAGGGCGCTGGGAGCAGCTCTGGCTGTCTTGATTGGACTTTGTCTAATATTGAGTCCTCTGGTCCCAAGTGTTGAAGCCAGTGGAGCTTTAATGAGTGGCGACTACATCAGCGACACTGTCTCAGTAGCTCACAGCCTCCAAGAAACTATTGCAATTCCAAAAGATGAAGAACGTAAACCAGAAGCAGAAATTGAAGCGGTTCAGCTAATCACCGCATATATATCAAGATATAGAAACCGCTCTCAAGTAAATCAAAGCATGTCATATACAACAATGCAGACAGCTCTGAATGCAATGGCTGGACATTACAAGACTTTTCCTAATCGAGTTTTGCCTGATCAATTAAAAGAACGCCTAAACAACGAACTGGAGAAAGCAGCACAACTTGCCACAAAAGAAAGTTGA
- a CDS encoding proline--tRNA ligase → MRVSRLMLVTLRDVPAEAEITSHQLLLRGGFIRRITAGVYAYMPLLWRVLSKITKIVQQEMDSAGCLQTLLPQLHPAELWEKSGRWTSYTAGEGIMFHLEDRQGRKLGLGPTHEEIITKIAGDLLNSYKQLPVSLYQIQTKFRDEIRPRFGLMRSREFIMKDAYSFHANEEDLRNTYNTMHKAYKQIFLRCGVQTVPVDADSGAIGGSGSQEFMVTAESGEDLILLSLDGLYSANQEKAVSKAPEALALANNKPSILETPNQKSIEDLCKSNNLLKSQILKVILTLAVFEDGEQQPILISIRGDQELNNVKLINVLTKKRSKGVLGVSQITPEQLKVQGLEVWPFGSIGPDLTDSILNGAKQWNNKFLRIADKTAAELTNFVCGANTKDQHRIFMNWELLGGLPEQFDLRNAKAGDLCLHDPSQKLIEKRGIEVGHIFQLGRKYSQALGASFTNEEGKQEPFIMGCYGIGISRLAQAAVEQNHDEIGICWPIAIAPFEVIVVIANIKDPSQKDLGEKLYQFLQSKGIDTLLDDRAERAGVKFKDADLIGIPWRIVVGRDAASGKVELVKRSNKQSKLLSSDKAMQKLLEEIFAERT, encoded by the coding sequence ATGCGCGTCTCCCGCCTAATGCTGGTGACGCTAAGAGACGTTCCAGCCGAAGCAGAAATAACTTCACACCAACTGCTTCTAAGAGGAGGCTTCATTCGTCGTATTACAGCAGGGGTGTATGCCTACATGCCTCTGCTATGGAGAGTCCTGAGCAAAATCACAAAAATTGTTCAACAAGAAATGGACTCTGCAGGTTGCCTTCAAACACTTTTGCCTCAATTACATCCTGCTGAATTATGGGAAAAGAGTGGCAGATGGACCAGTTATACAGCTGGAGAAGGTATTATGTTCCATCTAGAAGATCGTCAAGGAAGAAAACTCGGGCTCGGCCCTACTCATGAAGAAATAATAACAAAAATCGCAGGAGATCTACTTAACTCATACAAACAATTACCAGTAAGTCTTTATCAGATCCAAACAAAATTTAGAGATGAGATTCGTCCAAGATTTGGCTTAATGCGTAGCCGAGAATTCATCATGAAAGATGCATACTCTTTTCACGCAAATGAAGAAGATCTAAGAAATACTTACAACACAATGCATAAAGCGTATAAACAAATCTTCTTAAGATGTGGTGTACAAACAGTCCCAGTAGATGCTGATAGTGGAGCGATAGGCGGTTCTGGATCTCAAGAATTCATGGTCACAGCAGAGTCAGGGGAAGACTTGATCTTATTAAGCTTAGATGGTCTTTACTCAGCGAATCAAGAAAAAGCAGTTTCAAAAGCACCAGAGGCACTCGCTTTAGCAAATAATAAGCCCAGTATTCTTGAGACTCCGAATCAAAAATCTATTGAAGATCTCTGCAAATCGAACAATCTCTTAAAATCACAAATTCTAAAAGTAATTCTAACCTTGGCTGTTTTTGAAGATGGTGAACAACAACCTATATTAATAAGTATTAGAGGAGACCAAGAGCTTAACAATGTAAAGCTAATAAATGTACTAACTAAGAAGAGAAGCAAAGGAGTTCTTGGTGTTTCACAAATCACTCCTGAGCAACTAAAGGTCCAAGGCTTAGAAGTTTGGCCCTTCGGATCTATTGGTCCTGACTTAACAGATTCTATATTGAATGGTGCGAAACAATGGAACAACAAGTTCCTTAGGATAGCGGATAAAACTGCTGCCGAACTCACAAACTTTGTGTGCGGTGCTAACACAAAAGACCAGCATCGAATTTTCATGAATTGGGAGCTCCTTGGAGGGCTACCAGAACAATTTGATCTAAGGAATGCAAAAGCCGGGGATTTATGCCTTCATGATCCAAGCCAAAAGCTTATCGAAAAAAGAGGCATTGAAGTTGGACACATCTTTCAACTTGGGCGCAAATATTCCCAAGCATTAGGAGCAAGTTTTACAAATGAAGAGGGGAAACAAGAGCCTTTCATAATGGGTTGTTATGGCATAGGTATTTCCAGGCTGGCCCAGGCTGCAGTAGAGCAAAATCACGACGAAATTGGTATTTGCTGGCCAATTGCAATTGCTCCATTCGAAGTAATTGTTGTAATAGCCAATATCAAAGACCCCTCACAAAAAGATTTAGGGGAAAAGCTTTATCAATTTTTGCAATCCAAAGGCATTGATACCTTGTTAGACGATAGAGCTGAAAGAGCTGGAGTTAAGTTCAAAGATGCAGATCTGATTGGTATCCCATGGAGAATTGTCGTAGGAAGGGATGCCGCGTCAGGAAAAGTTGAATTAGTCAAGAGATCAAATAAACAGTCCAAGTTATTAAGTAGTGACAAAGCCATGCAAAAACTATTAGAGGAGATCTTTGCAGAAAGAACCTGA
- a CDS encoding resolvase yields the protein MFSGHVDPNSIGSSSVPELSKDIQAVIANSDSLVGVDDVQRSLNRSRASVYRYTNTDPRNLNPTFNPRKLNPEYRSDQKDPLLFHPNEVARFAKDILRIKEVTVEVLNSPSTATQQVLVSILEELRFIRSHIEDLKNSPADLSTHRDLQDRPAA from the coding sequence ATGTTCAGTGGGCATGTAGATCCTAATTCTATTGGTTCTTCTTCAGTGCCTGAACTAAGTAAAGATATTCAAGCCGTAATAGCTAACTCTGACTCGCTTGTTGGCGTTGATGATGTTCAAAGATCTTTAAATCGTTCAAGGGCATCAGTGTATCGGTATACCAATACAGACCCTCGTAATCTTAACCCTACATTTAACCCGCGGAAGCTAAATCCTGAATATAGAAGTGATCAGAAAGACCCGCTTTTGTTTCATCCCAATGAAGTTGCTCGCTTCGCAAAAGATATTCTTAGAATCAAAGAAGTAACCGTTGAGGTGCTTAACTCTCCTTCTACTGCAACTCAACAGGTATTAGTTTCTATTCTTGAAGAACTTCGTTTCATTAGATCTCATATTGAGGACTTGAAGAATTCTCCTGCTGATCTTTCGACTCATCGTGACCTTCAAGATCGTCCTGCTGCATAG
- a CDS encoding inorganic diphosphatase, translating into MDLSSLLPSPSPGLVNLVVEIPAGSRNKYEYFSEAGVMALDRVLHSSVRYPFDYGFIPNTLAEDGAPLDAMVIMAEPTFAGCLIKARPIGVLDMHDSGAYDGKLLCVPVADPRQKTIRSIRQIAPNQLEDVAEFFRTYKSLEGRVIVIDGWRDFDAVDGLLQSCIVAEKNDQEID; encoded by the coding sequence ATGGATCTAAGCTCCCTCTTACCCTCTCCCTCCCCAGGCTTGGTGAATCTCGTAGTTGAGATTCCAGCTGGAAGTAGGAACAAGTACGAATATTTTTCTGAGGCTGGAGTAATGGCCCTTGACCGAGTATTGCACTCCTCGGTTCGCTATCCATTTGATTATGGCTTTATTCCAAATACTCTTGCAGAAGATGGTGCTCCTCTTGATGCAATGGTAATCATGGCTGAGCCAACTTTTGCGGGATGTCTTATTAAGGCTCGTCCTATTGGTGTTCTAGATATGCATGACTCTGGTGCATATGATGGAAAACTTTTATGTGTACCTGTTGCAGATCCTCGTCAGAAAACCATTCGCAGCATTCGACAAATTGCGCCTAATCAACTTGAAGATGTTGCTGAATTTTTTCGTACTTACAAAAGCTTGGAAGGGCGAGTAATTGTTATAGATGGTTGGCGAGACTTTGATGCTGTTGATGGATTACTACAGAGTTGCATAGTGGCTGAAAAAAATGATCAAGAAATAGACTAA